The following are encoded together in the Brassica napus cultivar Da-Ae chromosome A9, Da-Ae, whole genome shotgun sequence genome:
- the LOC106367550 gene encoding disease resistance protein RUN1-like isoform X1: METEVITKPHRLKFDVFLSFRGEDTRHTITERVYDALHRKEKVRVFRDDEGMQRGDEINPSLVAAMEDSAASVVVLSPRYADSHWCLDELATLCDLRASLRRPMIPIFYEVDPSHVRKQNDHFAKDFEVHAKRFKEDKIQRWRKAMTLVGNLSGFVCKEDSVDDEMIGLLVKRVLSEVSNTPENVGDYTVGLESRVDDLINLVDVKSTSDVQILGLHGMGGIGKTTLAKAFYNKIVADFEYRVFISNVRERSSDRDGLLNLQKTLIKGLLRSLPEIEDVNRGRDKIRESVYEKKILVVLDDVDKRDQVDALIGERSWYSEGTLIVITTRDEEILNSLSERQKYEVRCLNEEQALKLFSYHSLRKEKPTESLLELSKKIVKISGLLPLALEVFGSLLYDKKEAKEWQTQLEKLKNTQPGNLQDVLKLSFDSLDDEEKNVFLDIACLFLKMQIKKEEIVDVLNGCGFNAEAALSVLRQKSLVKFLSDENLWMHDQIRDMGRQLDLKETPGDTRMRSRLWDRAEIMTVLNNMKGTSSIQGIVLDFKKKLATDPSAVALGNLHDNPGIRTVFSYLKNKFVGFPAEEKPKSSENTIPVEPFVPMTKLRLLQINHVELAGNLERLPSELKWIQWRGCPLKEVPLNLLARQLAVLDLAESAIRRIQSLHIEGVDGNLKVVNLRGCHSLEAVPDLSNHKSLEKLVFERCMRLVEVPSSVGNLRTLLHLDFRNCPNLTEFLVDVSGLKSLEKLYLSGCSNLSVLPENIGLMPCLKELFLDATAVKKLPDSIFRLENLQKLSLKSCRSIQELPMCIGTLTSLEELDLSSTSLQSLPSSIGDLKNLQKLSLMHCASLPKIPDTIKELKSLKKLFIYGSAVEELPLSLGSLPCLTDFSAGECKLLKHVPSSIGGLNSLLELELDWTPIETLPAEIGDLHFIQKLGLRNCKSLKALPESIGNMDTLHSLFLTGANIEKLPETFGKLENLVSLQMDNCKMIKRLPESFGDLKSLHGLYMKETSVVELPESFGNLSNLRVLKILKKPLFRSSPGTSEEPSFVEVPNSFSNLLSLEEIDARGWGIWGKVPDDLGKLSSLKKLELENNYFHSLPSSLEGLWNLKLFTLYDCQELKCLPPLPWKLEKLNLANCFALESIADLSKLEILEELNLTNCGKVDDVPGLEHLKALKRLYMSGCNSRFSVAVKKRLSKASLKMMRNLSLPGNRIPDWFSQGPLTFSPQPNRELRGVILAVVVALNQDCIDDYQLPDVMEVQAQILELDSPLYTHTLHLSGVPRTSDDQLHICRYPTLHPMVWTFRDGYTIQVVKREPPIKQGVELKMHGIHLVYEGDDDFKGEEHVLNETQLTVSQKLANFFRSFDEGEASSESESA, encoded by the exons ATGGAGACCGAAGTCATCACCAAACCGCACAGACTCAAGTTCGACGTCTTCCTCAGCTTCCGAGGCGAAGACACGCGCCACACCATCACCGAGCGCGTCTACGACGCTCTCCACCGAAAAGAGAAAGTCCGCGTCTTTCGCGACGACGAAGGTATGCAACGAGGCGACGAGATCAACCCGAGCCTCGTCGCAGCCATGGAAGACTCTGCAGCCTCCGTCGTCGTTTTATCCCCTCGCTACGCTGACTCTCACTGGTGCCTTGACGAGCTAGCTACCCTCTGCGATCTGCGAGCATCTCTGAGACGCCCGATGATACCAATCTTCTACGAGGTTGATCCCTCTCATGTCCGTAAACAGAACGATCATTTCGCTAAGGACTTTGAAGTACATGCTAAAAGGTTTAAGGAGGACAAGATACAGCGGTGGAggaaagctatgactttggtcGGAAACCTCTCTGGATTTGTTTGCAA AGAAGACTCTGTTGATGATGAGATGATAGGGCTTTTGGTGAAGAGGGTTTTATCTGAAGTGAGCAACACACCAGAGAACGTTGGAGATTACACCGTTGGCTTGGAGTCACGTGTTGATGATTTGATTAATCTGGTCGACGTTAAATCCACCTCTGACGTTCAAATCCTGGGGCTTCACGGTATGGGTGGTATTGGGAAGACGACCCTTGCAAAAGCCTTTTATAACAAGATCGTTGCAGACTTCGAGTATAGAGTTTTCATCTCAAACGTTAGAGAAAGATCATCAGACCGTGACGGCTTACTCAATCTACAAAAGACTTTGATCAAGGGGCTTCTCCGTTCGCTACCTGAAATAGAAGATGTTAACCGAGGGAGAGACAAGATAAGAGAGAGCGTTTATGAGAAGAAGATTCTTGTGGTTTTAGATGATGTTGATAAAAGAGACCAAGTTGATGCCTTAATTGGTGAGAGAAGTTGGTATAGTGAAGGAACTCTAATAGTCATCACTACCAGAGATGAAGAGATTCTTAATAGTCTCTCTGAGAGACAAAAATATGAAGTCAGGTGCTTGAATGAGGAGCAGGCACTGAAGCTCTTTAGTTATCATTCACTACGGAAAGAAAAACCAACAGAGAGTTTACTAGAGCTGTCCAAGAAGATTGTCAAGATATCAGGTCTATTACCACTAGCACTTGAAGTGTTTGGATCTCTTTTGTATGACAAGAAGGAGGCAAAAGAATGGCAAACTCAGCTAGAGAAGCTCAAAAACACTCAACCAGGCAATCTTCAGGATGTTCTGAAGCTGAGTTTTGATTCTTTAGACGATGAGGAGAAGAATGTGTTCCTGGATATTGCTTGTCTCTTTCTTAAAATGCagataaagaaagaagaaatcGTCGACGTACTGAATGGTTGTGGGTTTAACGCCGAGGCTGCTCTCAGTGTCCTCAGACAGAAGTCTCTTGTTAAGTTCTTGTCAGACGAGAATCTTTGGATGCATGATCAGATTCGAGACATGGGAAGGCAGTTAGACCTTAAAGAAACCCCTGGGGATACTAGAATGCGGAGTAGACTCTGGGACCGTGCTGAAATCATGACTGTATTGAACAATATGAAG GGAACATCATCCATCCAAGGAATTGTACTCGACTTTAAAAAGAAGTTAGCAACGGATCCAAGTGCAGTTGCGTTGGGGAATCTACATGACAATCCAGGCATCAGAACTGTGTTTAGTTACCTGAAGAATAAGTTTGTAGGATTTCCAGCAGAGGAAAAGCCAAAAAGCTCTGAGAACACCATTCCAGTAGAGCCTTTTGTACCAATGACAAAGTTGAGACTccttcagattaatcatgtggAGCTGGCAGGGAATCTTGAACGTCTTCCATCTGAACTCAAGTGGATACAGTGGAGAGGCTGTCCATTAAAGGAGGTACCACTGAATCTTCTTGCTCGGCAACTTGCTGTTCTTGATCTTGCAGAGAGTGCAATAAGGCGCATCCAGAGTCTGCACATCGAAGGG GTGGATGGAAACTTGAAGGTTGTAAACTTGCGTGGCTGTCACAGCTTAGAAGCCGTTCCTGATTTATCAAACCATAAGTCCTTAGAGAAGCTTGTCTTTGAACGATGCATGCGTCTGGTGGAAGTTCCAAGTTCAGTTGGTAATTTGAGAACATTACTTCACCTGGATTTCAGAAACTGTCCAAACCTCACTGAGTTTCTTGTGGATGTTTCTGGACTGAAGAGTCTTGAAAAGCTTTACCTCTCTGGCTGTTCAAATCTGAGTGTCTTACCAGAAAACATTGGTCTCATGCCATGTTTGAAAGAGCTTTTTCTTGATGCAACTGCGGTAAAGAAGTTACCAGACTCTATTTTTCGCCTCGAAAATCTTCAAAAGCTTAGCCTAAAGAGCTGCAGATCTATTCAAGAGCTTCCTATGTGCATAGGAACATTGACATCACTGGAAGAACTAGATCTGAGTAGCACTTCACTGCAAAGTCTTCCGAGTTCTATTGGAGATTTAAAAAATCTCCAGAAGCTGAGTTTGATGCACTGTGCATCCCTTCCAAAGATACCTGACACTATTAAGGAGCTCAAATCACTGAAGAAACTATTTATCTACGGAAGTGCAGTGGAGGAGCTGCCTCTAAGCCTAGGCTCACTGCCATGTTTGACTGACTTTTCAGCAGGAGAATGCAAACTTCTGAAGCATGTTCCAAGTTCAATTGGTGGATTAAATTCTCTTCTAGAACTTGAGTTGGATTGGACACCAATTGAAACTCTACCAGCAGAGATTGGTGACTTGCACTTTATTCAAAAACTTGGGTTGAGGAACTGCAAGTCTCTGAAGGCTCTGCCTGAATCAATAGGAAACATGGACACACTCCATAGCTTGTTCCTTACAGGCGCTAACATTGAGAAACTGCCTGAAACTTTTGGCAAGCTTGAAAACCTAGTCTCACTCCAAATGGACAACTGTAAAATGATCAAGAGGCTTCCTGAATCATTTGGAGACTTGAAATCGCTTCACGGTCTGTACATGAAGGAAACTTCGGTGGTAGAGCTGCCAGAAAGTTTTGGAAACCTCTCGAATCTAAGGGTATTGAAGATACTGAAGAAGCCTCTCTTTAGAAGTTCTCCAGGTACAAGTGAAGAACCTAGTTTTGTTGAAGTACCGAACTCTTTCTCAAACCTCTTGTCACTTGAGGAGATAGATGCTAGAGGTTGGGGGATATGGGGTAAAGTACCTGATGATCTTGGGAAGCTTTCATCTCTCAAGAAACTAGAACTGGAGAATAACTATTTTCACAGTCTTCCATCTAGTCTTGAGGGGTTATGGAATCTTAAATTATTTACATTGTATGACTGCCAAGAGCTGAAGTGTCTCCCCCCTCTTCCGTGGAAACTGGAGAAGCTAAACCTGGCAAACTGCTTTGCGTTGGAGAGTATAGCAGACCTCTCAAAGCTGGAGATCTTGGAAGAGCTCAATCTCACAAACTGTGGGAAAGTGGATGATGTTCCAGGCCTAGAGCATTTGAAGGCTCTGAAAAGGTTATACATGAGCGGCTGCAACTCTAGGTTCTCTGTTGCAGTCAAGAAAAGACTTTCCAAG GCTTCTTTGAAAATGATGAGGAATCTGAGCTTACCTGGGAACAGAATCCCTGACTGGTTCTCACAAGGCCCTCTCACATTCTCACCTCAACCCAACAGAGAGCTCAGAGGCGTAATCCTGGCCGTTGTTGTGGCTCTTAACCAAGACTGCATAGATGACTACCAGCTGCCTGATGTGATGGAGGTTCAAGCACAAATTCTAGAACTTGATTCACCCTTATACACCCACACATTGCACCTCTCTGGAGTGCCAAGAACAAGTGATGATCAACTCCACATCTGCCGATACCCAACTTTGCACCCAATGGTTTGGACATTTAGAGATGGGTACACCATACAAGTTGTTAAACGAGAACCACCAATCAAACAAGGCGTTGAGCTAAAGATGCATGGGATTCATCTTGTTTATGAAGGGGATGATGATTTTAAAGGTGAGGAACATGTATTGAACGAGACACAGCTCACTGTCTCTCAGAAGCTTGCCAATTTTTTCAGATCTTTTGACGAAGGTGAAGCCAGCTCAGAAAGTGAATCAGCTTGA
- the LOC106367550 gene encoding disease resistance protein RUN1-like isoform X3: MIGLLVKRVLSEVSNTPENVGDYTVGLESRVDDLINLVDVKSTSDVQILGLHGMGGIGKTTLAKAFYNKIVADFEYRVFISNVRERSSDRDGLLNLQKTLIKGLLRSLPEIEDVNRGRDKIRESVYEKKILVVLDDVDKRDQVDALIGERSWYSEGTLIVITTRDEEILNSLSERQKYEVRCLNEEQALKLFSYHSLRKEKPTESLLELSKKIVKISGLLPLALEVFGSLLYDKKEAKEWQTQLEKLKNTQPGNLQDVLKLSFDSLDDEEKNVFLDIACLFLKMQIKKEEIVDVLNGCGFNAEAALSVLRQKSLVKFLSDENLWMHDQIRDMGRQLDLKETPGDTRMRSRLWDRAEIMTVLNNMKGTSSIQGIVLDFKKKLATDPSAVALGNLHDNPGIRTVFSYLKNKFVGFPAEEKPKSSENTIPVEPFVPMTKLRLLQINHVELAGNLERLPSELKWIQWRGCPLKEVPLNLLARQLAVLDLAESAIRRIQSLHIEGVDGNLKVVNLRGCHSLEAVPDLSNHKSLEKLVFERCMRLVEVPSSVGNLRTLLHLDFRNCPNLTEFLVDVSGLKSLEKLYLSGCSNLSVLPENIGLMPCLKELFLDATAVKKLPDSIFRLENLQKLSLKSCRSIQELPMCIGTLTSLEELDLSSTSLQSLPSSIGDLKNLQKLSLMHCASLPKIPDTIKELKSLKKLFIYGSAVEELPLSLGSLPCLTDFSAGECKLLKHVPSSIGGLNSLLELELDWTPIETLPAEIGDLHFIQKLGLRNCKSLKALPESIGNMDTLHSLFLTGANIEKLPETFGKLENLVSLQMDNCKMIKRLPESFGDLKSLHGLYMKETSVVELPESFGNLSNLRVLKILKKPLFRSSPGTSEEPSFVEVPNSFSNLLSLEEIDARGWGIWGKVPDDLGKLSSLKKLELENNYFHSLPSSLEGLWNLKLFTLYDCQELKCLPPLPWKLEKLNLANCFALESIADLSKLEILEELNLTNCGKVDDVPGLEHLKALKRLYMSGCNSRFSVAVKKRLSKASLKMMRNLSLPGNRIPDWFSQGPLTFSPQPNRELRGVILAVVVALNQDCIDDYQLPDVMEVQAQILELDSPLYTHTLHLSGVPRTSDDQLHICRYPTLHPMVWTFRDGYTIQVVKREPPIKQGVELKMHGIHLVYEGDDDFKGEEHVLNETQLTVSQKLANFFRSFDEGEASSESESA; the protein is encoded by the exons ATGATAGGGCTTTTGGTGAAGAGGGTTTTATCTGAAGTGAGCAACACACCAGAGAACGTTGGAGATTACACCGTTGGCTTGGAGTCACGTGTTGATGATTTGATTAATCTGGTCGACGTTAAATCCACCTCTGACGTTCAAATCCTGGGGCTTCACGGTATGGGTGGTATTGGGAAGACGACCCTTGCAAAAGCCTTTTATAACAAGATCGTTGCAGACTTCGAGTATAGAGTTTTCATCTCAAACGTTAGAGAAAGATCATCAGACCGTGACGGCTTACTCAATCTACAAAAGACTTTGATCAAGGGGCTTCTCCGTTCGCTACCTGAAATAGAAGATGTTAACCGAGGGAGAGACAAGATAAGAGAGAGCGTTTATGAGAAGAAGATTCTTGTGGTTTTAGATGATGTTGATAAAAGAGACCAAGTTGATGCCTTAATTGGTGAGAGAAGTTGGTATAGTGAAGGAACTCTAATAGTCATCACTACCAGAGATGAAGAGATTCTTAATAGTCTCTCTGAGAGACAAAAATATGAAGTCAGGTGCTTGAATGAGGAGCAGGCACTGAAGCTCTTTAGTTATCATTCACTACGGAAAGAAAAACCAACAGAGAGTTTACTAGAGCTGTCCAAGAAGATTGTCAAGATATCAGGTCTATTACCACTAGCACTTGAAGTGTTTGGATCTCTTTTGTATGACAAGAAGGAGGCAAAAGAATGGCAAACTCAGCTAGAGAAGCTCAAAAACACTCAACCAGGCAATCTTCAGGATGTTCTGAAGCTGAGTTTTGATTCTTTAGACGATGAGGAGAAGAATGTGTTCCTGGATATTGCTTGTCTCTTTCTTAAAATGCagataaagaaagaagaaatcGTCGACGTACTGAATGGTTGTGGGTTTAACGCCGAGGCTGCTCTCAGTGTCCTCAGACAGAAGTCTCTTGTTAAGTTCTTGTCAGACGAGAATCTTTGGATGCATGATCAGATTCGAGACATGGGAAGGCAGTTAGACCTTAAAGAAACCCCTGGGGATACTAGAATGCGGAGTAGACTCTGGGACCGTGCTGAAATCATGACTGTATTGAACAATATGAAG GGAACATCATCCATCCAAGGAATTGTACTCGACTTTAAAAAGAAGTTAGCAACGGATCCAAGTGCAGTTGCGTTGGGGAATCTACATGACAATCCAGGCATCAGAACTGTGTTTAGTTACCTGAAGAATAAGTTTGTAGGATTTCCAGCAGAGGAAAAGCCAAAAAGCTCTGAGAACACCATTCCAGTAGAGCCTTTTGTACCAATGACAAAGTTGAGACTccttcagattaatcatgtggAGCTGGCAGGGAATCTTGAACGTCTTCCATCTGAACTCAAGTGGATACAGTGGAGAGGCTGTCCATTAAAGGAGGTACCACTGAATCTTCTTGCTCGGCAACTTGCTGTTCTTGATCTTGCAGAGAGTGCAATAAGGCGCATCCAGAGTCTGCACATCGAAGGG GTGGATGGAAACTTGAAGGTTGTAAACTTGCGTGGCTGTCACAGCTTAGAAGCCGTTCCTGATTTATCAAACCATAAGTCCTTAGAGAAGCTTGTCTTTGAACGATGCATGCGTCTGGTGGAAGTTCCAAGTTCAGTTGGTAATTTGAGAACATTACTTCACCTGGATTTCAGAAACTGTCCAAACCTCACTGAGTTTCTTGTGGATGTTTCTGGACTGAAGAGTCTTGAAAAGCTTTACCTCTCTGGCTGTTCAAATCTGAGTGTCTTACCAGAAAACATTGGTCTCATGCCATGTTTGAAAGAGCTTTTTCTTGATGCAACTGCGGTAAAGAAGTTACCAGACTCTATTTTTCGCCTCGAAAATCTTCAAAAGCTTAGCCTAAAGAGCTGCAGATCTATTCAAGAGCTTCCTATGTGCATAGGAACATTGACATCACTGGAAGAACTAGATCTGAGTAGCACTTCACTGCAAAGTCTTCCGAGTTCTATTGGAGATTTAAAAAATCTCCAGAAGCTGAGTTTGATGCACTGTGCATCCCTTCCAAAGATACCTGACACTATTAAGGAGCTCAAATCACTGAAGAAACTATTTATCTACGGAAGTGCAGTGGAGGAGCTGCCTCTAAGCCTAGGCTCACTGCCATGTTTGACTGACTTTTCAGCAGGAGAATGCAAACTTCTGAAGCATGTTCCAAGTTCAATTGGTGGATTAAATTCTCTTCTAGAACTTGAGTTGGATTGGACACCAATTGAAACTCTACCAGCAGAGATTGGTGACTTGCACTTTATTCAAAAACTTGGGTTGAGGAACTGCAAGTCTCTGAAGGCTCTGCCTGAATCAATAGGAAACATGGACACACTCCATAGCTTGTTCCTTACAGGCGCTAACATTGAGAAACTGCCTGAAACTTTTGGCAAGCTTGAAAACCTAGTCTCACTCCAAATGGACAACTGTAAAATGATCAAGAGGCTTCCTGAATCATTTGGAGACTTGAAATCGCTTCACGGTCTGTACATGAAGGAAACTTCGGTGGTAGAGCTGCCAGAAAGTTTTGGAAACCTCTCGAATCTAAGGGTATTGAAGATACTGAAGAAGCCTCTCTTTAGAAGTTCTCCAGGTACAAGTGAAGAACCTAGTTTTGTTGAAGTACCGAACTCTTTCTCAAACCTCTTGTCACTTGAGGAGATAGATGCTAGAGGTTGGGGGATATGGGGTAAAGTACCTGATGATCTTGGGAAGCTTTCATCTCTCAAGAAACTAGAACTGGAGAATAACTATTTTCACAGTCTTCCATCTAGTCTTGAGGGGTTATGGAATCTTAAATTATTTACATTGTATGACTGCCAAGAGCTGAAGTGTCTCCCCCCTCTTCCGTGGAAACTGGAGAAGCTAAACCTGGCAAACTGCTTTGCGTTGGAGAGTATAGCAGACCTCTCAAAGCTGGAGATCTTGGAAGAGCTCAATCTCACAAACTGTGGGAAAGTGGATGATGTTCCAGGCCTAGAGCATTTGAAGGCTCTGAAAAGGTTATACATGAGCGGCTGCAACTCTAGGTTCTCTGTTGCAGTCAAGAAAAGACTTTCCAAG GCTTCTTTGAAAATGATGAGGAATCTGAGCTTACCTGGGAACAGAATCCCTGACTGGTTCTCACAAGGCCCTCTCACATTCTCACCTCAACCCAACAGAGAGCTCAGAGGCGTAATCCTGGCCGTTGTTGTGGCTCTTAACCAAGACTGCATAGATGACTACCAGCTGCCTGATGTGATGGAGGTTCAAGCACAAATTCTAGAACTTGATTCACCCTTATACACCCACACATTGCACCTCTCTGGAGTGCCAAGAACAAGTGATGATCAACTCCACATCTGCCGATACCCAACTTTGCACCCAATGGTTTGGACATTTAGAGATGGGTACACCATACAAGTTGTTAAACGAGAACCACCAATCAAACAAGGCGTTGAGCTAAAGATGCATGGGATTCATCTTGTTTATGAAGGGGATGATGATTTTAAAGGTGAGGAACATGTATTGAACGAGACACAGCTCACTGTCTCTCAGAAGCTTGCCAATTTTTTCAGATCTTTTGACGAAGGTGAAGCCAGCTCAGAAAGTGAATCAGCTTGA